The genomic window CTTATCAAGAAGCTGAAAATGGAAACTATAAACCAGTACATGAGTTACAAGAAATAATGACAAATCCATACGAAGAACAAACAAAAGAAATAGAAGAAAAATATTATATAAAAAAACCCTCAGATTTTTTTGGAATAGCTGGTATATCGCATGTTAGCTGTTCGTCATAAAAAATATAAATTTATTATTTAAACAGCAATGAGAATTTTAATTTTCATTGCCCATTTTTTATAGCATCTTTAATAACTTGTGCTACATTTTCAGAAGTTATATTTTTATCTTTACAATATTTTGATTGAAGCCAAATTGAAAGTTGCTTTTGTCCTTTACTTGCATTACAACCACAGCAACATAAAGCAATATTTTCTCTAGTAATGATTTTGGCATCATTAATAATATGTTCCCAACTTGCAGCAGTTTTTTTAGAAACTTTTGTTGAAGTAAATTCCACACCACAATAAACACAAACTTTATCTCTTTGTCTAATTTCTTGTTCTAAAGAAGAAGGTATATTCCAATTATTTGCCATTGAGTTTCCATATAATAAAAAAGTTTAATGATTTTAAATAAAGCTGTAGATTTTAGCTTCAGACAAGGAAAAGAAGAAAATCAACGATTGAGCATACAACAAGTATGTGATTGAGTTGATTTTCTTATTTGACGCAGTATCAAGTTAAAAGATACTGCTTTATTTTATTCCCACTCGATAGTTGCTGGTGGTTTTGATGATATATCATAAACTACTCTATTGATTCCATCAACTTCGTTGATGATTCTTCTTGAGATAGTTTCTAATATTTCATGTGGAATATGTGCAAAAGTTGCTGTCATTCCATCTGTTGCTTCAACGATTCTTACACAAACTGTATTGTCATAAGTTCTGTTATCACCCATAACTCCAACAGATTTTACATTTAATAATACTGTAAATGCTTGCCATGTTTTGTCATAATAACCAGTTGCGTGTAATACATCTAACATAACTGTATCTGCTTTTCTTAATAACTCTAAATCAGGTTTATTTACATCTCCCATGATTCTAATAGCAAGTCCAGGTCCTGGGAATGGATGTCTTCCTATCATAGAAGCTGGAAGTCCTAATTCTAATCCTAAAGCTCTAACTTCATCTTTGAAGATTTCTCTTAAAGGCTCAACTAACTCAAATTTCATCCAATCAGGAAGTCCTCCAACATTGTGGTGAGATTTAATTGTTTTTGAAGGACCTTTTACAGAAACTGATTCAATAACGTCTGTATAAAGTGTACCTTGTGCTAAAAACTCAATACCATCGTGTTTTTTTGCTTCTTTATCAAATACTTCGATAAATGTTTCACCAATGATTTTTCTTTTTGTTTCAGGGTCTGTAACACCTGCTAGTTTTGTTAAGAATTGTTCACTTGCATCTACAGTGATAAGTTTTACGCCCCTTGCTTTGAACATAGCTTCAACTTGTTCTCTCTCATTTGCTCTTAATAATCCATTATCAACAAATACAGGAATAACTTGTTCTCCAATTGCTTCAGCTAAAAGAGTTGCTACAACTGAACTATCAACTCCACCTGAAACTCCACAAAGAACTTTTTTATTTCCAACTCTTTCTTGAATACTTTTTATTTGCTCTTTTGCAAAAGAACCCATATTCCAAGTTGATTCACATTCACAAATATGTTTTGCAAAGTTTTTTAATAGTTTGCTTCCTTCATCTGAGTGGTAAACTTCTGGATGAAATTGGAATGCATAAATATTTCTTTCCATATCTGCAATAGCTGCAAATGGAGAGTTTTCACTTGTCGCAATTCTTTCAAATCCAGCTGGAATATTTTCTACTCTATCACCGTGAGACATCCAAACAATTTGACCATCTGTTGTGTCTTTGAAAATTGGATTTTCAATTTCAAATTTTAATTTAGCTTTTCCATATTCATGATGAGCAGCAGGAATTACGCTTCCACCAAAATGTTGAGAAATTAACTGCATTCCATAACAAATACCTAAAATTGGAAGACCTAATTCAAAGATTGTAGTATCTGGATGATAAGCATCTACTGCATAAACAGAAGCAGGACCACCTGAAAGAATAATACCTTTTGGTGTTCTAGCCATAATATCTTCAATACTCTCACTATAAGGTACTATTTCAGAGTAAACACCAGCTTCTCTTAGTTTTCTAGCAATGATTTGAGTGTATTGACTACCAAAATCTAATACTACGATTGGGACATGTTTCATATATTGTTTTCCTTCATATTTCACACTATTGTGTTGAATATTACAAATTTTAATTAAATATTTTATCTAAAAAGTTGTAAAAAATTGGTTAAACAAAAAATTAGACATAAAAAAAGGCTACCAGATAATCTAGTAGCCTTTTTCATATACTAAAAGTAATTTTAATAGTGACTAATTTCTAAAATATGATATTGGAAATACCAAACACTACAAGAAACTATATATCCTAAAAGAATCGTCCATGCGTATTTCATGTGAGAACCAAATGTATAAATACCATGTAATTTACCCATTACTCCAACACCAGCTGCTGATCCAAAAGAGATTAATGAACCTCCAATTCCAGCTGTCATAGTTACAAGCATCCATTGGTCAACACCCATTTCAGGATTTGCTTTTAGAATCGCACTCATAACAGGAACATTATCAACAATTGCAGATAAGAATCCAACACCAATATTTGACCAAGTAGGTCCAAGAACTGATGGGTCATAAACAACAGCTGCTAATCCTAACCATCCAACAAAGTATAATGCACCAACTGCTGCTAAGATACCAAAGAAAAACATTAATGTATTATTTTCAATTTTTGACATTGATTCAAAAATATTAAAGTGGTTTTTCCCATATTTTTTACCTAAACTGTATGAATACACTTTAAGTAATGCTAATCCAAACATCATTCCCCACATAGCAGGTAAATGTAATACTTGATGAGACATTACCGCAGAAAAAATTGTAAATACTCCAAGAGCCATTACAACTTTTGCACCTTCAGCCATTTTTGGTTTTTTCTCATTTGCTACATCAAAATCTGGAACAACTTTTGGAACAAATCTTGATAATAAAAATGCCGTAACAACATATCCTAAAACTGAAGCTGGGAATAAATACAAGAAGTCTGTAAAGACACCTTTCCCTGCTGTCCATGCCATAAGTGTTGTAATATCACCAAATGGAGACCAAGCACCACCAGCATTTGCAGCAACAACGATGTTAATAGCGCCAGGTACTA from Arcobacter venerupis includes these protein-coding regions:
- a CDS encoding HNH endonuclease codes for the protein MANNWNIPSSLEQEIRQRDKVCVYCGVEFTSTKVSKKTAASWEHIINDAKIITRENIALCCCGCNASKGQKQLSIWLQSKYCKDKNITSENVAQVIKDAIKNGQ
- the nhaD gene encoding sodium:proton antiporter NhaD, which encodes MFKVLMTLLLGTLSLFASSESTGELPNLTMTWVGFATLLIFVIGYYFVAAEEKYAIDKAKPALFIGTFMFMLVAIYYSLNGLDMNLVNTQAEHLILEIAEIFFFLFVAMTYIESLLHMGVFDSLKYNLVSKGYTYRKLFWVTGFIAFFISPIADNLTTALILSTVLITIEKTRKDFLVPGAINIVVAANAGGAWSPFGDITTLMAWTAGKGVFTDFLYLFPASVLGYVVTAFLLSRFVPKVVPDFDVANEKKPKMAEGAKVVMALGVFTIFSAVMSHQVLHLPAMWGMMFGLALLKVYSYSLGKKYGKNHFNIFESMSKIENNTLMFFFGILAAVGALYFVGWLGLAAVVYDPSVLGPTWSNIGVGFLSAIVDNVPVMSAILKANPEMGVDQWMLVTMTAGIGGSLISFGSAAGVGVMGKLHGIYTFGSHMKYAWTILLGYIVSCSVWYFQYHILEISHY
- the guaA gene encoding glutamine-hydrolyzing GMP synthase, giving the protein MKHVPIVVLDFGSQYTQIIARKLREAGVYSEIVPYSESIEDIMARTPKGIILSGGPASVYAVDAYHPDTTIFELGLPILGICYGMQLISQHFGGSVIPAAHHEYGKAKLKFEIENPIFKDTTDGQIVWMSHGDRVENIPAGFERIATSENSPFAAIADMERNIYAFQFHPEVYHSDEGSKLLKNFAKHICECESTWNMGSFAKEQIKSIQERVGNKKVLCGVSGGVDSSVVATLLAEAIGEQVIPVFVDNGLLRANEREQVEAMFKARGVKLITVDASEQFLTKLAGVTDPETKRKIIGETFIEVFDKEAKKHDGIEFLAQGTLYTDVIESVSVKGPSKTIKSHHNVGGLPDWMKFELVEPLREIFKDEVRALGLELGLPASMIGRHPFPGPGLAIRIMGDVNKPDLELLRKADTVMLDVLHATGYYDKTWQAFTVLLNVKSVGVMGDNRTYDNTVCVRIVEATDGMTATFAHIPHEILETISRRIINEVDGINRVVYDISSKPPATIEWE